One genomic region from Reichenbachiella ulvae encodes:
- a CDS encoding helix-turn-helix domain-containing protein codes for MLKDQFANVIRDLRMERGLSQEKLGFLAGLDRTYIWRIENAKRVPSIEVLFMLAKGLEINPSEIILKVENSISAV; via the coding sequence ATGCTTAAAGATCAATTTGCCAATGTGATAAGAGACCTAAGAATGGAAAGAGGACTTTCTCAGGAGAAGTTGGGATTTCTTGCAGGGCTTGATCGCACTTATATCTGGCGCATTGAAAATGCCAAAAGAGTGCCTTCAATTGAAGTATTATTTATGCTGGCCAAAGGATTAGAAATAAATCCAAGTGAGATAATATTAAAAGTTGAAAACTCGATTTCTGCAGTCTAA
- a CDS encoding type I restriction endonuclease subunit R, with amino-acid sequence MTSQPEELLENNLITQLTKLGYSHVSIPDEAALLSNLRQQLEIHNKVSLSDSDFNQILNFINKGNIFERAKILRDRVPYINDQGENKTVELINQIHWCQNEFQVTQQVTIAGKYKNRYDVTILINGLPLVQVELKRRGLELKEAFNQTNRYERHSYGAGHGLFQFIQLFVISNGVNTKYYANSPIKARSFKQTFYWSDIKNKLVTQLADFTEVFLEPCHLSKMITKYIVLNESQKILMILRPYQFYAVEAIVDRVKSTTDYGYIWHTTGSGKTLTSFKAAQILTNLPEVHKVVFVVDRKDLDYQTSKEFNSFSKGSIDITNNTHTLVQQLAGDNKLIVTTIQKLNTAISKTRYLGQMERLKKERVVFIFDECHRSQFGKTHEDIKNFFQASQMFGFTGTPIFEENAGSNEYGKRTTTMLFGKCLHKYVITDAIRDENVLKFSIEYISTFKKKEHILDIDVEAIDEAEVMNAPQRLEHVVDYIIANHPRKTHNREFTAMFCVSSVPVLVEYYRLFHEKKVRGEHNLKVATIFSYQANEEDKDAGGIVEDEEFLQAAEPIPEYNTQHSRDSLEEFIGHYNQQFSTNYTTKDSQSFYNYYNDIAKRVKHKQIDVLLVVNMFLTGFDSKALNTLYVDKNLKYHGLIQAYSRTNRILNELKSQGNIVSFRNLKKATDEAITLFSNIEAKDEIIMQPYEEYVAKFNQAFIQLLTIAPTVNSVNDLPSEEEEFEFIKAFRELMRIKNVLATFTEFSFDDLSMGEQSFEDYKSKYLDLYDKVKSQQQKEKVSILQDIDFELELIHRDEVNVSYILKLLAKLKDAPIEEQEKQAAAIVDLVAGEAQLRSKRELIDKFIREHLPLIEDSEDVPEAFEQFWDTERKDALKTISLEEDLDAAKLETVIGDYLFTEKVPLRDDVIGLLHTRPSLKERGKTAERIITKMKDFIDTFISGFAA; translated from the coding sequence ATGACCTCCCAACCAGAAGAACTTTTAGAAAACAACCTCATCACCCAACTGACCAAATTGGGATATTCCCATGTTTCCATTCCGGACGAAGCTGCACTACTCAGCAACCTCAGACAGCAATTAGAAATTCACAACAAAGTCAGCCTCAGCGATAGTGATTTCAACCAGATCCTCAACTTCATCAACAAAGGCAACATCTTCGAACGTGCCAAAATACTCCGAGACAGAGTGCCCTACATCAATGACCAGGGAGAAAACAAAACCGTAGAACTGATCAATCAAATTCATTGGTGTCAAAACGAATTCCAGGTGACTCAGCAGGTCACCATAGCGGGTAAGTACAAAAATCGATATGATGTCACCATACTCATCAATGGATTGCCTTTGGTACAAGTAGAGCTCAAGAGAAGAGGCCTTGAACTGAAAGAAGCCTTCAACCAAACCAACCGTTACGAGAGACATTCATATGGCGCAGGCCACGGTCTGTTTCAATTCATCCAACTCTTCGTGATCAGCAATGGTGTCAATACCAAGTACTACGCCAATAGCCCGATCAAAGCCCGGTCTTTCAAACAGACCTTCTATTGGTCGGATATCAAAAACAAGCTGGTTACACAGTTGGCTGACTTTACGGAGGTTTTTCTAGAGCCTTGCCATCTCTCCAAGATGATCACCAAGTACATCGTACTCAACGAGTCTCAGAAGATCCTGATGATCTTACGTCCCTACCAGTTCTATGCGGTAGAGGCCATCGTGGATCGGGTCAAGAGTACCACAGATTATGGATACATATGGCATACTACAGGTTCGGGCAAAACACTGACCTCCTTCAAGGCAGCACAGATATTGACAAACCTGCCTGAGGTGCATAAAGTAGTCTTTGTAGTGGATCGCAAAGACCTGGACTACCAAACCTCCAAAGAATTCAACAGCTTCAGCAAAGGCAGTATAGATATCACCAACAATACTCATACTTTGGTTCAGCAGTTGGCTGGTGATAATAAGCTGATTGTTACCACGATTCAAAAGCTCAATACTGCCATCAGTAAGACCCGCTACCTCGGCCAAATGGAGAGACTAAAGAAGGAACGTGTGGTTTTCATATTCGACGAATGCCACAGGAGCCAGTTTGGCAAAACCCACGAAGACATCAAGAATTTCTTTCAGGCGAGTCAGATGTTTGGCTTTACAGGTACTCCTATATTCGAAGAAAATGCGGGTAGCAATGAATATGGCAAACGCACGACAACCATGCTTTTTGGCAAGTGTCTGCACAAATATGTGATTACGGATGCTATTCGGGACGAAAACGTGCTTAAGTTTTCCATTGAGTACATCAGTACATTCAAGAAAAAAGAGCACATTCTGGATATTGATGTAGAGGCCATCGATGAGGCAGAGGTGATGAATGCCCCACAGAGATTAGAACATGTAGTGGACTATATCATAGCAAACCATCCACGAAAAACTCATAACCGCGAGTTTACTGCCATGTTCTGTGTGTCCAGTGTCCCTGTATTAGTGGAATACTACCGCCTTTTTCATGAGAAGAAAGTAAGAGGAGAACATAATCTGAAAGTGGCAACCATCTTTAGTTATCAGGCCAATGAGGAGGATAAAGATGCTGGAGGCATTGTAGAGGATGAGGAATTCTTACAAGCAGCTGAACCCATACCAGAATACAATACCCAACATAGCAGAGATAGCCTGGAGGAGTTTATTGGTCATTACAACCAGCAATTTTCTACCAATTACACGACCAAGGACAGCCAATCTTTCTACAATTATTACAACGACATTGCCAAGCGTGTCAAACACAAACAAATCGATGTACTCCTGGTTGTGAATATGTTCCTCACTGGCTTTGATAGCAAAGCGCTCAATACGCTGTATGTAGACAAGAACCTAAAGTACCATGGTCTAATTCAAGCTTATTCCAGGACCAACCGGATCTTGAATGAACTCAAGTCGCAAGGAAACATAGTCAGCTTCAGAAACCTAAAAAAGGCAACGGATGAAGCCATCACCCTCTTCTCCAATATAGAGGCCAAGGACGAAATCATCATGCAGCCTTATGAAGAGTATGTGGCCAAGTTCAACCAGGCATTCATTCAACTATTGACTATTGCCCCTACGGTCAATAGTGTGAATGATCTGCCAAGCGAGGAAGAGGAATTTGAATTCATCAAGGCCTTTCGTGAACTGATGCGAATCAAGAATGTACTGGCTACATTCACTGAATTCAGCTTTGATGATCTCTCCATGGGAGAGCAGTCATTCGAAGATTACAAAAGCAAGTATCTGGACTTATACGACAAGGTTAAGAGTCAGCAGCAAAAGGAGAAAGTATCCATATTACAGGACATAGATTTCGAATTAGAATTGATCCATAGAGATGAAGTCAATGTTTCCTATATCCTAAAGTTATTGGCCAAGTTGAAAGACGCACCAATAGAGGAGCAAGAAAAACAAGCGGCTGCAATAGTCGATTTAGTAGCCGGAGAAGCTCAGCTTCGCAGCAAACGTGAACTCATAGACAAATTTATCCGGGAGCACCTGCCATTGATTGAAGACTCTGAAGATGTGCCAGAAGCATTCGAGCAGTTTTGGGACACAGAACGAAAGGATGCCCTGAAAACGATCAGCTTGGAAGAGGACCTGGATGCTGCCAAACTAGAGACTGTAATAGGAGACTATCTCTTTACAGAAAAAGTGCCTTTGAGAGATGATGTCATTGGCCTACTTCATACTCGTCCCAGTCTCAAAGAGCGCGGCAAAACAGCCGAGCGCATCATCACCAAAATGAAAGACTTTATTGACACCTTCATCAGTGGCTTTGCTGCTTAA
- a CDS encoding Abi family protein produces MRFRNEAEAPHFLQYISYYRLKGYWWDTQSDRVAHTFQDNIFFEDIIERYNFDRHLRLILFDAIERIEVALRTQMIYHLSLAHGSLWYLDANLFSDPVKHANNLTSLMREFGYSQEIFIKDHKNRHGNADPDAWKIMEIVSMGTLSKFYKLLQHNLPAKSAIAKGLGLNLHTELSSWLEAITYVRNIVAHHSRLYSRDMVKRPMLNIRNPQAAWLNNQLTSQQQKKVFLIISCMLYICNKVTPGHQIKQKIKELIRTNPSIPVYKFGFLNDWNQQDLWR; encoded by the coding sequence ATGCGTTTCAGAAATGAAGCAGAGGCTCCTCACTTTCTTCAGTACATCAGTTATTATCGCCTCAAGGGCTACTGGTGGGACACACAAAGCGATCGTGTGGCACATACCTTTCAGGACAATATATTCTTTGAGGACATCATTGAGCGCTACAATTTTGACCGTCACCTCAGACTTATTTTGTTCGATGCGATAGAGCGTATAGAAGTGGCATTGCGTACGCAGATGATATATCACCTATCTCTTGCACATGGGTCGCTTTGGTATTTAGATGCTAACTTATTTTCGGATCCTGTCAAACATGCCAATAACCTGACCAGCCTAATGAGAGAGTTTGGTTATAGTCAGGAGATATTCATCAAGGATCACAAAAACAGACACGGTAATGCCGATCCAGATGCCTGGAAAATAATGGAGATCGTATCTATGGGCACCTTGTCCAAGTTTTATAAACTCCTCCAGCACAATCTCCCAGCCAAGTCCGCCATTGCGAAAGGCTTGGGGCTGAACCTGCACACTGAACTCTCTAGTTGGCTAGAGGCCATTACTTATGTCAGAAACATAGTCGCCCATCACTCCAGACTCTACAGTCGCGACATGGTCAAAAGACCCATGCTCAACATTAGGAATCCACAGGCGGCCTGGTTAAATAATCAGCTGACTTCACAGCAACAAAAGAAAGTGTTCTTGATCATATCTTGTATGCTATACATCTGCAACAAAGTGACGCCCGGGCATCAAATCAAACAGAAGATCAAAGAGCTGATTCGAACCAATCCATCCATCCCAGTTTATAAATTTGGCTTTTTGAATGATTGGAATCAACAAGATTTGTGGCGATGA
- a CDS encoding putative phage abortive infection protein, whose product MAKVEVKTFDSRFWKIFIPFLFFIGLILFFPYWFTQMSWVEFDFKDSGEIGDTIGGVLGPFIAIGAAILTFFAFWVQLKANEQQRQDIALERFETKFYEMLRLHRSNVEEMEIAGKHRGRKAFVEMFKEFRFIYQVLDKKTNADHSHEWSSNIAFHHFFYGVDDSMESVSSDKKLQVYEKDTLKFLKMMKSNARIQFNQGKRPAVLILQEGIRHDTDFFPFGGHASRLGHYFRHLYQTVKFVASYDKVELSFNDRYEYIKLLRAQLSNHEQLLIYYNTFSPHKVWWDDELGLKNEEGLPLSYFLDFKLIKNIPFNLTKRIGLDPFTAFKNRIIHRYEDAGQSILQNEAELKAKTCFEWKERELTKNDINQQTI is encoded by the coding sequence TTGGCCAAGGTTGAAGTTAAAACATTCGATTCTAGATTCTGGAAAATTTTCATTCCATTTCTATTCTTCATTGGCTTAATTCTCTTCTTTCCATATTGGTTCACCCAGATGTCATGGGTCGAATTTGATTTCAAGGATTCAGGAGAAATTGGGGATACAATTGGAGGTGTGTTGGGTCCTTTCATTGCCATTGGTGCGGCAATCCTTACTTTTTTCGCATTCTGGGTTCAGCTTAAAGCGAATGAACAACAGAGACAGGATATAGCCCTTGAACGTTTTGAAACTAAATTCTATGAGATGCTAAGGCTTCATCGTTCAAATGTCGAAGAAATGGAAATAGCAGGAAAGCATCGAGGTAGAAAAGCATTTGTTGAAATGTTCAAGGAGTTTAGATTCATTTATCAAGTTTTAGATAAAAAAACCAATGCTGATCATTCTCATGAATGGTCAAGTAACATAGCATTTCATCATTTTTTCTATGGGGTTGATGACAGTATGGAATCAGTTTCATCTGATAAGAAACTTCAAGTCTACGAAAAAGACACTTTGAAATTTCTTAAAATGATGAAGTCAAATGCAAGAATCCAATTCAATCAAGGAAAACGACCTGCCGTTTTAATACTTCAAGAAGGCATAAGGCATGATACTGATTTCTTTCCATTTGGAGGTCATGCCTCAAGATTAGGTCACTATTTTAGACATCTGTATCAGACGGTAAAGTTTGTAGCCAGCTATGATAAGGTTGAACTTTCGTTTAATGATCGATACGAATATATTAAGTTACTACGTGCGCAACTCTCTAATCATGAGCAACTTTTGATTTATTACAACACCTTTTCTCCACACAAAGTATGGTGGGATGATGAGCTGGGACTCAAGAATGAAGAGGGGCTTCCCCTCAGTTATTTTCTGGACTTTAAGCTAATAAAGAATATACCTTTCAATTTGACTAAAAGGATTGGATTAGACCCGTTTACGGCTTTTAAGAACCGAATTATACATCGTTATGAAGATGCAGGTCAATCAATTTTGCAAAATGAAGCAGAACTAAAAGCAAAAACCTGTTTTGAATGGAAGGAGAGAGAATTGACAAAAAATGACATAAACCAACAGACCATATGA
- a CDS encoding metallophosphoesterase — protein sequence MKFQYASDLHLEFENNYYYLTEVQNLKPVAPYLILAGDIDNIVNRQVTRDSYFKWLSENWKQVYIIPGNHEWYSNEDVSRAFDIDLKIYPNVRYLNHKKIHIEGVDFYFTTLWSLVRNQIIKNYIPDFRNCNYAGERYTYKHHDELHQKAVKWLSTELNKEKTHPRVVVSHFVPCTQTDGYPKSSDPLLGPIIKRYFTAELSERIDGWDIDYWIYGHNHWDKNVDTLGVKFRSNQFGYVSHLEHQGFDFAKTIEI from the coding sequence ATGAAATTTCAGTACGCCAGTGACCTTCACTTAGAGTTTGAAAATAATTATTACTATTTGACCGAGGTTCAAAACCTAAAACCAGTCGCTCCATACTTGATATTAGCAGGGGATATAGATAACATAGTTAACCGGCAAGTAACGCGAGACAGCTATTTTAAATGGCTATCAGAAAATTGGAAGCAGGTATATATAATCCCTGGAAATCATGAATGGTATTCAAACGAAGACGTCTCTCGGGCATTTGATATTGATCTGAAGATCTATCCCAATGTCCGATACCTCAATCATAAAAAAATTCATATCGAAGGAGTCGATTTTTACTTTACCACACTTTGGTCATTGGTTAGAAATCAAATAATCAAAAATTACATTCCTGATTTTCGCAATTGCAATTATGCTGGTGAGCGCTATACTTATAAGCATCATGATGAGCTTCATCAAAAGGCTGTGAAATGGCTCAGTACTGAGCTGAATAAGGAAAAAACACATCCTAGAGTGGTGGTATCTCATTTTGTTCCCTGTACACAAACTGATGGCTATCCAAAGAGTTCCGATCCACTCCTAGGTCCTATCATTAAAAGATACTTTACAGCGGAACTGTCTGAAAGAATCGATGGGTGGGATATAGACTACTGGATCTATGGTCACAACCACTGGGACAAGAATGTTGATACCTTGGGGGTCAAATTTAGATCCAATCAGTTTGGCTATGTATCCCATCTTGAGCATCAAGGATTTGACTTTGCTAAAACCATTGAGATATGA
- a CDS encoding DUF5655 domain-containing protein, with protein MNLYKLNKTKLDEVKNIPFKLEKDIQNLVEENLQTLYGLDFVKSEFQLNNLRIDTLGFDQQFNSFVIIEYKKTKTFSVIDQGYSYLSLMLNNKADFILEYQEQTGKALRREEIDWSQSRVIFISPQFTTYQKQSIEFKDLPFELWEIKRYSNDTIILNQHKSSSKVSINTIETKDDRTEQVNKEIKVYSEEDQLKKGNENIQELAAQLKDRILELEGVEVSPVKHYIGFKLNKRVVTDFDVQKTKLKLRVNLKQGTLDDPKLFFRDVSNIGTFGVGDYEAVVNPDTDLDYLMSCIKQSYNYHI; from the coding sequence ATGAATCTTTATAAGCTCAATAAAACCAAATTAGATGAAGTCAAAAACATTCCTTTCAAACTCGAAAAGGATATCCAAAACCTTGTGGAAGAAAATCTGCAAACACTTTATGGACTAGACTTCGTTAAAAGTGAATTTCAACTGAATAACTTAAGAATAGACACATTAGGTTTTGATCAGCAATTCAATTCCTTTGTAATCATAGAGTATAAAAAGACAAAGACTTTTTCTGTAATTGACCAGGGTTACTCGTATTTATCTTTAATGCTAAACAATAAGGCTGATTTCATTCTAGAATACCAAGAACAAACCGGAAAAGCACTTAGAAGGGAAGAAATTGACTGGAGTCAGTCCAGAGTGATCTTTATTTCACCTCAATTCACCACCTATCAAAAGCAGAGCATCGAATTCAAAGATTTGCCTTTCGAGCTTTGGGAGATTAAAAGATATTCTAACGATACAATCATACTCAATCAACACAAGTCCTCCAGCAAAGTTAGTATCAACACTATTGAGACTAAAGATGATCGAACAGAACAGGTCAATAAGGAGATTAAGGTTTATAGCGAGGAGGACCAATTAAAGAAAGGGAATGAGAATATTCAGGAGCTCGCTGCTCAACTCAAAGATCGCATATTGGAACTAGAAGGTGTTGAGGTCAGCCCTGTCAAGCATTACATTGGATTTAAACTTAATAAGCGGGTTGTTACCGATTTTGATGTTCAAAAAACCAAATTAAAACTCAGAGTAAATCTAAAACAAGGGACTTTAGACGATCCTAAACTATTTTTCCGAGACGTTTCCAACATAGGCACTTTCGGAGTTGGCGACTATGAGGCAGTGGTTAATCCAGATACTGATTTAGACTACCTCATGAGCTGCATCAAACAGAGCTATAATTATCATATTTAG
- a CDS encoding metallophosphoesterase, producing MKIQIASDLHTEFEENRAFLNLYPIKPVAPILILAGDIKILNHHSDDHYDFLKYVSDHWEQTYIVPGNHEFYHFGDLSTAFDLDLELYSNVKYLNHQRIELDHFEVFFSTLWSKAEPLVESMISDFKNCKYGSEDYTIAHHNHLHVEAVKWLNQELSKPKTKPRVVASHFVPCWAADAFPKGFNERGIAMKDYYTAKLDDQIQKWDVDFWIYGHNHYNRDSKLGNTQFVSNMLGYVFRDNPDSFRGDKVIEV from the coding sequence ATGAAAATTCAAATTGCCTCTGATCTACACACCGAGTTTGAAGAAAACCGAGCTTTTCTAAACCTCTATCCCATCAAACCAGTTGCTCCGATTTTGATTCTAGCTGGTGATATTAAAATTTTAAATCATCATTCAGATGATCATTATGACTTTTTGAAATACGTATCTGATCACTGGGAGCAAACATACATTGTTCCAGGCAACCACGAATTCTATCATTTTGGTGACCTATCCACTGCTTTTGACTTAGATCTAGAGCTGTATTCAAATGTGAAATATCTCAATCATCAGAGAATTGAATTAGATCATTTTGAAGTGTTCTTTTCAACACTTTGGTCAAAAGCAGAACCTTTGGTTGAAAGTATGATAAGCGATTTTAAAAACTGTAAATATGGGTCAGAGGATTATACCATAGCCCATCACAATCACTTGCATGTCGAGGCAGTCAAATGGCTCAACCAAGAGCTCTCAAAGCCTAAAACCAAACCTAGAGTTGTTGCTAGTCACTTTGTACCATGTTGGGCTGCAGACGCCTTCCCAAAAGGCTTCAATGAACGAGGGATAGCAATGAAGGACTACTATACTGCAAAGTTGGATGATCAAATACAGAAATGGGATGTGGACTTTTGGATCTATGGGCACAATCATTACAATCGAGATAGCAAACTTGGAAACACTCAATTTGTGTCTAATATGTTAGGCTATGTTTTTAGAGATAACCCAGATAGTTTTAGAGGGGATAAGGTTATAGAGGTTTAA
- a CDS encoding phospholipase D family protein, whose translation MIKTIHNHWLEVFNQELKGTKILKIISPFIKENMVSHLLRNFTGNQVQLITRYNLNDFRLGVSSIRALRRLLEAGVEIKGVKGLHSKMYQFDMNSVLITSANFTSGGFFVNKEFGVLTDHEHVVNEAQLYFDGLWKLDANLLTIETLNDWLETVKKSKTDMHKSVRVLADYGASSLEQTIKGRRYFVKFFGKNEHREDLKYETRREIENGCPHYALSFSDKRGRPRRYRDGDVVFMAKMIHGNDYAIFGRGITYAHNDLRDVADEKDAEHVEWISSWPILVRVHSTEFIDSSMENCPKLNDLMNILGYESFQSTLDNYNRKKGNIIPTMALRQQADIKLSETGAVWLENIFQESISTWGCVPDSYIKQFYQGIKI comes from the coding sequence ATGATTAAAACGATCCACAACCATTGGTTAGAAGTATTCAATCAAGAGCTCAAGGGTACCAAAATTTTGAAAATCATTTCTCCATTTATTAAGGAGAATATGGTGAGTCATCTTTTAAGGAATTTTACTGGAAATCAAGTACAATTAATTACTAGGTATAACCTAAATGATTTTAGGCTTGGTGTTTCTAGCATAAGAGCATTAAGAAGGCTTCTTGAAGCTGGAGTAGAAATTAAAGGTGTAAAAGGCTTACATAGTAAAATGTACCAATTCGATATGAACTCTGTTCTAATAACCTCTGCTAATTTTACCAGTGGTGGTTTTTTTGTTAATAAGGAGTTTGGTGTTCTTACCGATCATGAACATGTTGTCAATGAAGCACAATTATATTTTGATGGGTTATGGAAGTTGGATGCCAATTTGTTGACTATTGAAACACTAAATGATTGGTTAGAAACCGTAAAAAAATCTAAAACGGATATGCACAAATCTGTTAGAGTTTTAGCAGATTATGGAGCTTCTAGTTTGGAGCAAACTATCAAAGGAAGACGGTATTTTGTAAAGTTTTTCGGAAAAAATGAACATCGTGAAGATCTTAAATACGAGACGAGAAGAGAAATTGAAAATGGGTGTCCACATTATGCACTTTCCTTTTCGGATAAAAGAGGAAGGCCGAGGAGATATAGAGACGGAGATGTAGTTTTTATGGCTAAAATGATACATGGTAACGACTATGCCATTTTTGGAAGGGGAATTACTTACGCACATAATGATTTAAGAGATGTTGCAGATGAAAAGGATGCGGAGCATGTCGAATGGATAAGTAGTTGGCCAATCTTGGTAAGAGTGCATTCAACAGAGTTTATTGATTCTAGCATGGAGAATTGTCCAAAATTGAATGATCTAATGAATATTTTAGGGTATGAGAGTTTTCAAAGTACATTGGATAATTATAACCGTAAAAAGGGGAATATAATACCAACAATGGCTCTAAGGCAGCAAGCAGATATAAAATTAAGTGAGACGGGAGCTGTTTGGTTAGAAAATATCTTTCAAGAATCAATCAGTACCTGGGGATGTGTGCCTGATTCTTATATAAAACAGTTTTATCAGGGGATTAAAATATGA